In Campylobacter sp. 2014D-0216, the following proteins share a genomic window:
- a CDS encoding McrB family protein, which translates to MNIILDEKQKESNKFLEFQRIWTLEKVKSMSLEEYTNLKYENPNYYCYWLDVLLKEYAGFGGNDAGKFGIYRYKKPPKKDDYLYDNRYAWRKNLGNTKDEVFEKVKKEIVKVIEYSQNNNLKCIDKEILNEILPFGLKWKIAFHYQNPNDIKIVNIFKKDILEAICKNKFKSNLEIYELHKKLLKDKIYTLDSMRNDVSVPLWEHYSNLNTKTIEQNKINFSIYLNKVTKKDGSKLSEGTKENYIEDISRISTKYLNVNLYKCDIKQFDFKCKELENNKKYLDQNSTNKNRYSSAIKYYRDFLINSSDKEFYNNKETNKGLNVENPPLNQILYGPPGTGKTYQTIDKALEIISKEEKIQIPSKDDRTNRKKLFDEYVKKGQIVFTTFHQSYGYEEFVEGIKPRIDRENSKEVEYEIKDGIFKELCQKALDNYKASLLTQEEFVKNEDLENKIEFFLDELVDQQKFIEKTQSGGFRLEEYNEKYRIITDDTNVNLYLNLEIFKILLENKDKIINGRSIKQILNHKHRRQIDSYYFQLVKLFKEREQDYKVDNNSSKKPDSKPYIIIIDEINRGNVSKIFGELITLIEPSKRIGEEEEIKVKLPYSGKDFGVPKNIYIIGTMNTADRSIASLDTALRRRFEFIEMMPDVEELEKSKYKDVNLKKLLEAINTRIEYLLDREKTIGHAFFIGIDNLEKLKKVFQNKIIPLLQEYFYNDYALINAVLNDNGMIFEDKKDDKYLQKKNLYNVDNERNIYTIAPFDDEIWSNIKTYQAIYDDKITNKTKNENE; encoded by the coding sequence ATGAATATTATTTTAGATGAGAAACAAAAAGAAAGTAATAAATTTTTAGAATTTCAAAGAATTTGGACTTTAGAAAAAGTTAAAAGTATGAGTCTTGAGGAATATACAAATCTTAAATATGAAAACCCAAATTATTATTGTTATTGGTTAGATGTTTTATTAAAAGAATATGCAGGATTTGGAGGAAATGATGCTGGAAAATTTGGAATTTATCGTTATAAAAAACCACCTAAAAAAGATGATTATTTGTATGATAATAGATATGCTTGGAGAAAAAATCTTGGAAATACTAAAGATGAAGTTTTTGAAAAGGTAAAAAAAGAAATAGTTAAAGTTATAGAATATTCGCAAAATAATAATTTAAAATGCATTGATAAAGAAATTTTAAATGAAATTTTACCTTTTGGTTTAAAATGGAAGATAGCGTTTCATTATCAAAATCCAAATGATATTAAGATTGTTAATATATTTAAAAAAGATATATTAGAAGCAATATGTAAAAATAAATTTAAAAGCAATTTAGAAATTTATGAATTACATAAAAAGTTGTTAAAAGATAAAATTTATACACTCGATAGCATGAGAAATGATGTTTCGGTTCCATTATGGGAGCATTATTCAAATTTGAATACTAAAACAATCGAACAAAATAAAATTAATTTTTCTATATACTTAAATAAAGTTACTAAAAAAGATGGTAGCAAACTAAGTGAAGGAACTAAAGAAAATTATATAGAAGATATTTCTCGAATTTCTACCAAATATTTGAATGTAAATCTATATAAATGTGATATAAAACAATTTGATTTTAAATGTAAAGAATTAGAAAATAATAAAAAATATTTAGATCAGAATTCTACAAATAAAAATAGATATTCAAGTGCTATAAAATATTATAGAGATTTTCTGATTAATTCTTCCGATAAAGAGTTTTATAATAACAAAGAAACAAATAAAGGATTGAATGTAGAAAATCCACCTTTAAATCAAATTCTTTATGGGCCTCCAGGGACAGGAAAAACTTATCAAACGATAGATAAGGCTTTAGAGATTATATCAAAAGAAGAAAAAATACAAATTCCAAGCAAAGATGATAGAACAAATAGAAAAAAGTTATTTGATGAATATGTAAAAAAAGGGCAAATAGTTTTTACTACTTTTCATCAAAGCTACGGATATGAAGAATTTGTAGAAGGTATAAAGCCTCGCATAGATAGAGAAAATTCTAAGGAAGTAGAGTATGAAATAAAAGATGGAATTTTTAAAGAACTTTGTCAAAAAGCTTTGGATAATTACAAAGCATCTTTATTAACACAAGAAGAATTTGTAAAGAATGAGGATTTAGAAAATAAAATAGAATTTTTTTTAGATGAATTAGTAGATCAACAAAAATTTATAGAAAAAACTCAAAGTGGTGGATTTAGATTAGAAGAATATAATGAAAAATATAGAATTATCACAGATGATACTAATGTAAATTTGTATTTAAATTTGGAAATTTTTAAAATTCTTTTGGAAAATAAAGATAAGATTATAAATGGAAGAAGCATTAAACAAATTTTAAATCATAAACATAGAAGACAAATCGATAGTTACTATTTTCAGCTAGTTAAATTGTTTAAAGAGCGAGAACAAGATTATAAAGTAGATAATAATTCTAGTAAAAAGCCGGATTCAAAACCTTACATAATTATCATAGATGAGATTAATCGTGGTAATGTAAGTAAAATTTTTGGTGAGCTTATAACCTTGATAGAGCCTAGCAAAAGGATAGGCGAAGAAGAGGAAATAAAAGTAAAATTACCTTATAGTGGTAAAGATTTTGGAGTGCCTAAAAATATTTATATCATAGGCACTATGAATACGGCTGATAGAAGTATAGCTTCACTTGATACAGCATTAAGAAGACGTTTTGAATTTATCGAGATGATGCCTGATGTTGAAGAGTTAGAAAAATCAAAATATAAAGATGTAAATTTAAAAAAATTATTAGAAGCTATAAATACTCGCATAGAATACTTACTAGATAGAGAAAAGACTATAGGACATGCATTTTTTATAGGCATTGATAATTTAGAGAAATTAAAAAAAGTTTTTCAAAACAAAATCATTCCGCTATTGCAAGAGTATTTTTACAATGATTATGCTTTGATAAATGCAGTTTTAAATGATAATGGTATGATTTTTGAAGATAAAAAAGATGATAAATATCTTCAAAAAAAGAATTTATATAATGTTGATAATGAGAGAAATATTTATACTATCGCTCCATTTGATGATGAAATTTGGAGCAATATAAAAACATATCAAGCAATTTATGATGATAAAATAACAAATAAAACAAAAAACGAAAATGAATAA
- the rbfA gene encoding 30S ribosome-binding factor RbfA: MNPAEIKKLRTESILKELIPEALANLDNEALKNLCVVDVECKKGRYDAFVYLDKMFFNTQEQDIILNQLKKAARALQNYCMSEQGWYRCPNFHFKFDDRLEYQNHMDALFEKIKKEQNES, from the coding sequence ATGAACCCAGCTGAGATCAAAAAGCTACGCACAGAAAGTATTTTAAAAGAGCTTATACCGGAAGCTTTAGCAAATTTAGACAACGAGGCTTTAAAAAACTTGTGCGTAGTGGATGTAGAGTGTAAAAAAGGCAGATATGATGCTTTTGTGTATTTAGATAAAATGTTTTTTAACACCCAAGAGCAAGACATCATACTCAATCAACTTAAAAAAGCTGCCCGTGCTTTGCAAAATTACTGCATGAGTGAGCAAGGGTGGTATAGATGTCCGAATTTTCACTTTAAGTTTGATGATAGGTTGGAGTATCAAAACCACATGGATGCTTTGTTTGAAAAAATCAAAAAGGAACAAAATGAATCTTGA
- a CDS encoding McrC family protein, translating to MNNTFSIIEYQAFSKEDFKENFKEKAEMFYKELEDFAKNNESLLGFKSKNALKAKNYVGIIQTKSGVLEILPKCTNLDSYKEKKDKSLKVSKSKLNYAYTISNGNKLYTNFSYFQEYKIVKNIKIKKWYSIKEINFNPKNLLINMLKTLKNSPFKKSQISSLQIAKMPLFEVFIAMFLDEFDSVYKKGLMRSYVSSEENRTFLKGKLLFNEHIKSNLIHKERFFTSSDEFVLDIAPNRLIKSTLNFLKSKTSLNKFKIIKAMQMLDEVEFSTNYEKDFSFKISRHFDYYENILSWCKIFLQNKTFTLYKGKNEAFALLFPMEKLFENYVAYMFKLANPSKNIKAQSHGKYLISKNDEKCFMLKPDLYIENKMILDTKWKIPDDNEDEKKHGISQSDLYQMFAYANKYEIKEIYLIYPLCERTFDLREKLKTKDIKFLAQGFLKACDEHVKLKVFFAPLPF from the coding sequence ATGAATAACACCTTTTCTATCATCGAATATCAAGCTTTTTCTAAAGAAGATTTCAAAGAAAACTTCAAAGAAAAAGCTGAAATGTTTTATAAAGAGCTAGAAGACTTCGCAAAAAACAATGAAAGTCTTCTAGGCTTTAAAAGTAAAAACGCCTTAAAAGCTAAAAATTATGTCGGCATTATACAGACTAAAAGCGGTGTTTTAGAAATCTTGCCAAAATGCACAAATTTGGATAGCTATAAAGAAAAAAAAGATAAATCTTTGAAAGTTTCAAAGAGCAAGTTAAATTATGCCTATACAATAAGCAATGGTAATAAATTATATACTAATTTTAGCTATTTTCAAGAATATAAAATTGTGAAAAACATTAAAATAAAAAAATGGTATAGTATAAAAGAGATAAATTTCAACCCCAAAAATCTTTTAATCAACATGCTAAAAACCTTAAAAAATTCCCCCTTTAAAAAATCTCAAATTTCATCTTTACAAATTGCTAAAATGCCTTTGTTTGAAGTATTTATCGCGATGTTTTTAGATGAATTTGATAGTGTGTATAAAAAAGGTTTGATGAGATCTTATGTAAGTAGCGAAGAAAACAGAACTTTTTTAAAAGGAAAATTACTTTTTAATGAGCATATAAAATCAAATTTAATACACAAAGAAAGATTTTTCACAAGTAGCGATGAGTTTGTTTTAGACATAGCTCCAAATCGCTTGATAAAATCAACGCTAAATTTTTTAAAATCCAAAACAAGCTTGAATAAATTTAAAATCATCAAAGCTATGCAAATGCTTGATGAGGTAGAGTTTTCTACAAATTACGAAAAAGATTTTAGTTTTAAAATTTCAAGACATTTTGATTATTATGAAAATATACTTTCTTGGTGTAAGATATTTTTACAAAATAAAACCTTTACTCTATATAAAGGCAAAAACGAAGCTTTTGCTTTGCTTTTTCCTATGGAAAAACTTTTTGAAAACTATGTAGCTTATATGTTTAAACTCGCCAATCCTAGTAAAAATATAAAAGCCCAAAGTCATGGAAAGTATCTAATTTCAAAAAATGATGAAAAATGTTTTATGTTAAAGCCTGATTTATATATAGAAAATAAAATGATCTTAGATACCAAATGGAAAATTCCAGATGATAACGAAGATGAGAAAAAGCATGGCATATCGCAAAGCGATTTATACCAAATGTTTGCTTATGCAAACAAATACGAGATAAAGGAAATTTATCTTATTTATCCTCTATGTGAGAGAACTTTTGACTTAAGAGAGAAATTAAAAACTAAAGATATTAAGTTTTTAGCACAAGGTTTTTTAAAAGCTTGCGATGAACATGTAAAGCTTAAGGTGTTTTTTGCACCTTTGCCTTTTTAG
- the rimP gene encoding ribosome maturation factor RimP produces MNLEALCKEVGLSFYDDELTSENGRKIYRIYVQKEGGVNLDDCARLSEILSPIFDVEPPVSGEYFLEVSSCGLERKLSKIEHFAKSINELVKITTSEKEKIEAKIIAVDGENITLENLETQEKTTINFSDIRKAKTFIQW; encoded by the coding sequence ATGAATCTTGAAGCACTTTGTAAAGAAGTAGGACTTAGCTTTTATGATGATGAGCTAACAAGTGAAAATGGTAGAAAGATTTATAGAATTTATGTGCAAAAAGAAGGCGGGGTAAATCTTGATGATTGTGCTAGGCTTAGTGAGATTTTATCGCCTATTTTTGATGTAGAACCACCCGTGAGTGGAGAGTATTTTTTAGAAGTATCAAGCTGTGGGCTTGAAAGAAAACTTAGCAAAATCGAGCATTTTGCAAAAAGCATTAATGAACTTGTAAAAATCACAACTAGTGAAAAAGAAAAAATTGAAGCAAAAATTATCGCTGTAGATGGTGAAAATATCACTTTAGAAAATTTAGAAACTCAAGAAAAAACTACTATAAATTTTAGCGACATAAGAAAAGCTAAAACCTTCATACAATGGTAA